From a single Lichenicola cladoniae genomic region:
- a CDS encoding IS701 family transposase — protein sequence MNEDWRTDLDCWLSPFITALRHKTRARMCPAYIAGLIGPGDRKSVQPMAARADEVGYDQLHHFVAVGAWDSAPLEAALLKKADDLVGDKAGFLVIDDTALPKKGCHSVGVAPQYASSLGKTANCQSLVSVTLASREVPVMVGLRLFLPESWTGDPERMARAGVPKDRRTALTKPEIAIEEIDRIVASGVRFHCVLADSGYGSSGPFRQALSERRLLWAVGLSRRQNVYPADVALIFPVAKTGKPRQYHVPSQPPVAAEALLAKEKWQRVSWRRGTKGRLTCLFAARRVRVADGHKHRMLDNRMQCMPGDEVWLVGERRSTGEQKYYVSNLPADVSIKTLAATIKARWICEQAHQQLKEELGLDHFEGRSWTGLHRHALMTMIAYAFLQSRRLSAAGRKKKNRGTTATTEHASHQTSYPRPLRTISTQAMPVL from the coding sequence ATGAACGAGGACTGGCGCACGGATTTGGATTGCTGGCTGTCGCCGTTTATCACCGCGCTTAGGCATAAGACGAGGGCGCGGATGTGTCCCGCCTATATCGCCGGGCTGATTGGTCCAGGAGACCGCAAAAGCGTCCAACCGATGGCGGCACGTGCTGACGAAGTCGGCTACGATCAGCTTCATCACTTCGTTGCCGTCGGCGCTTGGGACAGTGCTCCACTTGAGGCGGCCCTGCTGAAAAAGGCCGATGACCTGGTTGGCGACAAGGCGGGTTTTCTTGTCATCGATGACACGGCGTTGCCGAAGAAGGGATGCCACTCGGTTGGCGTGGCCCCTCAGTATGCCTCCTCGCTCGGAAAGACTGCCAACTGCCAGTCGCTGGTCTCGGTAACGTTGGCGTCGCGCGAGGTGCCGGTGATGGTGGGACTGCGGCTATTCCTGCCCGAGAGCTGGACCGGTGATCCGGAGCGCATGGCGCGGGCTGGCGTGCCGAAAGATAGACGGACGGCTCTGACGAAGCCGGAGATTGCCATTGAGGAGATCGACCGCATCGTCGCCTCCGGTGTGCGTTTCCATTGTGTGCTTGCCGATTCAGGGTATGGCTCCAGCGGCCCTTTTCGTCAGGCTTTGAGCGAGCGCCGCCTGCTGTGGGCGGTCGGTTTGTCGCGACGCCAGAATGTCTATCCCGCCGACGTCGCTCTGATCTTCCCCGTCGCGAAGACCGGCAAACCCCGCCAATACCATGTCCCGAGTCAGCCCCCGGTTGCTGCTGAAGCACTGCTGGCCAAAGAGAAATGGCAGAGGGTCAGTTGGCGGCGCGGCACCAAAGGTCGGCTGACATGCCTGTTTGCGGCCCGTCGTGTTCGCGTTGCAGATGGGCACAAGCACCGCATGCTCGACAACCGGATGCAATGTATGCCGGGCGATGAGGTTTGGCTCGTCGGCGAACGCCGATCGACTGGCGAACAAAAATACTATGTGTCGAACCTACCGGCCGATGTGAGCATCAAGACACTTGCCGCCACAATCAAAGCCAGATGGATTTGCGAGCAGGCGCATCAGCAACTCAAGGAGGAGCTTGGCCTCGATCACTTCGAAGGTCGATCCTGGACCGGGTTACACCGACACGCCTTGATGACCATGATCGCCTACGCCTTCCTCCAATCCCGCCGCCTCAGCGCAGCGGGACGGAAAAAAAAGAATCGGGGGACCACCGCCACAACCGAGCATGCCAGCCATCAGACAAGCTATCCTCGACCTCTTCGCACGATCTCCACCCAGGCGATGCCCGTACTGTGA
- a CDS encoding helix-turn-helix domain-containing protein, whose protein sequence is MSWSARELAEAAGLGLSTIQRAEAGGSLTNANMETLRRALEAAGVVFIPENGGGAGVRLRKPNTPSSTG, encoded by the coding sequence ATGTCCTGGTCCGCTCGAGAATTGGCAGAGGCGGCCGGTTTGGGGCTGTCGACAATCCAGCGGGCTGAAGCTGGCGGCTCTTTAACGAATGCCAACATGGAGACTTTGCGGCGCGCTCTTGAGGCAGCCGGAGTCGTGTTCATTCCGGAGAACGGCGGTGGCGCCGGGGTACGACTTAGGAAGCCAAATACCCCCAGCTCGACTGGCTAA
- a CDS encoding DDE-type integrase/transposase/recombinase, with protein sequence MRGRWAYLYRAIDREGNLIDAMLRQHRDMMAAKALFRFARATMGFRPDRVTTDGHGS encoded by the coding sequence GTGCGTGGCCGCTGGGCCTACCTCTACCGGGCCATCGATCGGGAGGGTAACCTGATCGACGCCATGCTGAGACAGCACCGCGACATGATGGCGGCCAAGGCGTTGTTCCGCTTCGCCCGAGCGACCATGGGCTTCCGCCCGGACCGGGTGACCACAGACGGACATGGCTCCTAG
- a CDS encoding TonB-dependent receptor domain-containing protein, with the protein MTGSILRNPNLSGASPVTHLTARDMQARGITTVAAALQQISANNAGNLPASFTGNGAFASGASGVSLRGLTVDSTLVLIDGQRAAYYPLSDDGERNFVDINTIPQSIVQTIDVEQDGASATYGADAVAGVVNIITRKQIEGFEGGAEGGLSQRADSGHQRLYSTYGIGDLNRDGYNVYLNGEYQNDDMLYNRDRGYPYNTGDLRGLGGLNGNANGIQDDGTISGVGATRIAAVRPVTVDPTTGALTSLAGLRPINSTLGCNGLATHVVSQGTVCEQNTVGDYRVISPSDRRISANLRGTANVSDRAQAYAMFTYAQNQVYFTGTPSSIRQQSASADVSLTNIVLPALLANGSLNPNNPFAAQGQAAQIYYRFADLHPTTTDFNQTFRGSTGINGTIGSQWGSDWSYGTSVVGMTDDLQVTTTGVPTYAGILNAVNTGSYNFVDPSKNSSAVRESVAPKSVQHASSQEYAFDVTLSKGLFSLPGGMVTLGIGGAARYESLNDPSANPDDPSNPNAQYLPQINGFGASGSRRVGSGYFEAAIPLIKRLTVSVSGRYDNYSEGFSNFAPKVGVILKPIDKLMLRGTFSKGFRVPSFAETGASPTIGYISYTPTDPAFLAQHQNSNGTGPDAYAQTYSLGLNSVGNPALKPEKSTNFTGGGVLTPVPWLNLTADYYHIKKNNFITLADYSGPVANYFTSKDYPAGITVTPDVADPDHPEATILRPGIVNLGYINAAKLVTSGVDLALSARIPLPRPLQDIKWTSTGQATYVLGYTITYPGIGLESYAGSLGPANVTSASGTPRWRANWANTFTYKRLAVTATVNYTSGYKLTAEDVTGPGTLNDCSQAQQGFAGDPQRCGVASFVDVDLTINYALNDRLNLYTNIYNVFDKGPPLDTGTYGGYQYNPAWASAGILGRAFRFGVTGKF; encoded by the coding sequence GTGACCGGTTCAATACTTCGCAATCCCAACCTCTCCGGTGCTTCCCCGGTAACCCACCTAACCGCACGCGATATGCAGGCACGCGGCATCACGACGGTGGCTGCAGCGCTGCAGCAGATCTCGGCCAACAACGCCGGCAACCTGCCGGCCTCGTTCACCGGCAACGGGGCGTTCGCCAGCGGCGCCAGCGGCGTCTCGTTGCGCGGACTCACGGTGGATTCAACGCTGGTGCTGATCGACGGTCAGCGTGCCGCCTATTACCCGCTTTCGGATGATGGCGAGCGTAACTTCGTGGATATCAACACGATCCCGCAATCGATCGTGCAGACCATCGACGTCGAACAGGATGGCGCGTCCGCCACCTACGGCGCCGACGCGGTGGCCGGCGTGGTCAACATCATCACACGCAAGCAGATCGAGGGCTTCGAGGGCGGCGCGGAAGGCGGCCTGAGCCAGCGCGCCGATAGTGGGCATCAGCGGCTCTATTCGACCTACGGGATCGGCGACCTCAATCGCGACGGCTACAACGTCTATCTGAATGGCGAGTATCAGAACGACGACATGCTCTACAACCGCGATCGCGGTTATCCCTACAACACCGGCGACCTGCGCGGTCTTGGTGGTTTGAACGGCAACGCGAACGGCATTCAGGACGACGGAACCATTTCCGGTGTCGGCGCAACGCGGATTGCCGCAGTACGACCAGTGACCGTGGACCCGACCACCGGTGCGCTCACCAGCCTCGCCGGGCTCCGGCCGATCAATTCGACACTGGGATGTAACGGCCTCGCCACGCATGTGGTGTCGCAAGGCACGGTTTGTGAACAAAACACGGTCGGCGACTATCGCGTCATCAGCCCGAGCGACCGGCGCATCAGCGCCAACCTGCGCGGGACCGCGAATGTTAGCGACAGGGCGCAGGCCTATGCAATGTTTACATATGCGCAGAACCAGGTTTATTTCACCGGAACGCCGAGCTCGATCCGCCAGCAAAGCGCGTCGGCCGATGTGAGCCTGACCAACATCGTGCTTCCGGCGCTTCTGGCGAACGGCTCCCTCAACCCGAACAATCCCTTCGCGGCACAAGGACAGGCCGCTCAGATCTACTACCGGTTCGCCGACTTGCATCCGACAACGACCGACTTCAACCAGACTTTCCGGGGATCCACTGGCATCAACGGCACGATCGGATCGCAGTGGGGATCGGACTGGAGCTACGGTACCTCGGTTGTCGGCATGACCGACGATCTGCAGGTGACGACGACCGGGGTGCCAACATACGCGGGCATCCTGAACGCGGTAAACACAGGGAGCTACAATTTCGTTGATCCGTCGAAGAACAGTTCGGCGGTCCGCGAGTCAGTTGCACCAAAATCGGTGCAACATGCGAGCAGCCAGGAGTACGCGTTTGACGTAACGCTGTCGAAAGGCTTGTTCAGCCTGCCAGGCGGCATGGTGACGCTGGGTATCGGCGGCGCCGCACGCTACGAGTCACTGAACGATCCGAGCGCCAATCCGGATGATCCATCGAACCCGAATGCGCAGTATCTGCCGCAGATCAACGGCTTCGGCGCCTCTGGCAGCCGCCGGGTCGGGTCTGGTTATTTCGAGGCTGCCATTCCGCTAATTAAGCGACTGACTGTGAGCGTATCGGGCCGCTACGACAATTACTCCGAAGGGTTCAGCAACTTCGCGCCGAAGGTCGGTGTGATCCTGAAGCCGATCGACAAGCTCATGCTGCGGGGCACCTTCTCCAAGGGCTTCCGTGTCCCAAGCTTTGCCGAAACCGGCGCATCGCCGACGATCGGCTATATCAGCTATACGCCGACCGATCCCGCGTTCCTGGCGCAGCACCAGAACAGTAACGGCACCGGCCCGGACGCTTATGCGCAGACCTACAGCCTCGGGTTGAACAGTGTCGGCAACCCGGCGCTCAAGCCGGAGAAATCGACCAACTTCACCGGCGGTGGCGTCCTGACGCCTGTCCCCTGGCTAAACCTGACCGCCGACTATTATCACATCAAGAAGAACAACTTCATCACTCTTGCCGATTATAGCGGGCCGGTGGCGAACTACTTCACCAGCAAGGACTATCCCGCCGGCATCACCGTGACGCCCGACGTCGCGGATCCGGATCATCCGGAGGCCACGATCCTGCGGCCCGGGATCGTCAATCTCGGCTATATCAACGCCGCCAAGCTGGTGACGTCCGGGGTCGACCTGGCGCTCTCAGCCCGCATCCCGCTGCCGCGTCCGTTGCAGGACATCAAGTGGACCAGTACAGGCCAGGCGACCTACGTCCTCGGCTACACCATCACTTATCCCGGCATCGGCCTGGAATCCTATGCCGGGTCACTTGGGCCAGCCAACGTGACCTCGGCCTCCGGCACGCCACGCTGGCGCGCCAACTGGGCAAATACCTTCACCTATAAGCGCCTCGCGGTAACCGCGACCGTAAACTATACAAGCGGTTACAAGCTGACCGCAGAAGACGTAACGGGCCCGGGCACACTCAACGATTGCAGCCAAGCCCAGCAGGGTTTCGCCGGCGATCCGCAGCGCTGCGGTGTCGCCAGCTTCGTCGACGTCGACCTGACGATCAACTATGCCCTGAACGACAGACTAAACCTCTACACCAACATCTATAACGTCTTCGACAAGGGGCCGCCGCTCGACACCGGCACCTATGGCGGCTACCAGTATAATCCGGCCTGGGCTTCTGCCGGCATCCTCGGCCGAGCCTTCCGGTTCGGGGTCACGGGCAAGTTCTAA
- a CDS encoding helix-turn-helix domain-containing protein, translated as MAPGYDLGSQIPPARLAKRQVVANPICYRVRDLADRWACSAGKVRSLIASGQLPAFRIGTKMFRIPIAAVVEYEAQRTVAVTPVEAPADDRHMTIARAVLRAARLAQRNKTVGRSR; from the coding sequence GTGGCGCCGGGGTACGACTTAGGAAGCCAAATACCCCCAGCTCGACTGGCTAAAAGGCAAGTAGTGGCTAATCCGATCTGCTACCGGGTCCGCGACCTGGCTGACCGGTGGGCTTGTTCCGCAGGCAAGGTCCGCAGCCTGATCGCGTCCGGCCAACTACCTGCCTTTCGGATCGGCACGAAGATGTTCCGCATCCCCATCGCTGCGGTTGTCGAATACGAAGCCCAGCGTACCGTTGCAGTGACGCCTGTGGAGGCTCCGGCTGACGATCGGCATATGACCATTGCACGGGCGGTGCTTCGTGCGGCTCGGCTGGCCCAGCGGAACAAGACAGTTGGCCGGTCACGATAG
- a CDS encoding IS481 family transposase gives MPQIHPQARTTPATRIEIARSTEPSSTVARRYGISAETVRKWRKRGAADCLDHSARPHRLPWKATDEERAIVCTLRRETNFPLDDLTFAVCHFLPHLNRDSIWRILKAAGLNRRPKPSSEQPTKGQGTFREYDLGFVHIDIKHLPKLQTANAERRKRYLYVAIDRCSRSVHLAVKDDETEKSAIAFLREAAAAFPFPLTHVLTDNGSCFTPAFAKVCASLGAHYRHTKPRTPQTNGMVERFNGRISSEVLGINIYSHRALEQVLRGFNVAYNARRQRVLAARTPNQVVQERLASICSTDHREANTRAGPCDLTKARLIVEAAKEVSQPDT, from the coding sequence ATGCCGCAGATCCATCCGCAAGCCCGTACCACACCCGCCACCCGTATCGAGATCGCCCGATCCACGGAGCCGAGTAGCACTGTAGCCAGGCGCTACGGCATCAGCGCCGAAACGGTACGCAAGTGGCGCAAGCGAGGTGCCGCTGACTGCCTTGATCACTCAGCGCGCCCGCACCGACTTCCCTGGAAGGCGACTGATGAAGAGCGTGCAATCGTCTGCACCCTGCGACGTGAAACCAACTTTCCTCTGGATGACCTGACTTTCGCCGTCTGCCACTTCCTGCCACACCTCAATCGCGACAGTATCTGGCGTATCCTCAAGGCAGCCGGTCTCAATCGCAGACCTAAGCCCTCCTCCGAACAGCCCACCAAAGGCCAGGGAACGTTCCGTGAATACGACCTTGGCTTCGTGCATATCGACATCAAGCATCTGCCAAAGCTGCAGACAGCTAATGCCGAAAGACGCAAGCGGTATCTCTACGTGGCTATCGATCGATGCTCACGCTCGGTCCACCTTGCCGTCAAGGACGACGAAACCGAAAAGAGCGCCATTGCCTTCCTCCGCGAGGCGGCCGCTGCCTTTCCATTCCCGCTCACCCACGTGCTGACCGATAACGGCAGCTGCTTCACGCCGGCCTTCGCAAAGGTATGCGCAAGCCTGGGCGCGCACTATCGCCATACCAAGCCGCGAACCCCACAAACCAATGGCATGGTGGAGCGCTTCAACGGCCGCATTAGCAGCGAGGTATTGGGCATCAACATCTACTCGCATCGTGCTCTCGAGCAGGTTCTCCGCGGCTTCAACGTCGCCTACAACGCGCGCCGCCAGCGGGTCCTCGCTGCCAGAACACCAAACCAGGTCGTGCAGGAACGACTGGCTTCTATCTGTTCAACCGATCATCGCGAGGCAAACACCAGAGCAGGTCCATGCGACCTCACCAAGGCTCGACTGATCGTAGAAGCCGCCAAGGAGGTCTCACAACCAGACACCTAG
- a CDS encoding IS5 family transposase (programmed frameshift): MSELDWLSDEAWTVLEPHLPKNRPGAPRVDDRRVISGILHVLRSGCRWKDCPPEYGPPTTIYNRYNRWSAQGLWHKLFARLAAAGNIPDELSIDSTHIKAHRSAAGSKKGMRRRPIGRSRGGRTSKIHALANAQGKPIAFVLTPGNIADISVAATLLDDVAPPMRLLADKAYDADHFRKPLEALGTEVVIPSNGTRRHPYPLNRIAYRRRNVIERMFCRMKDWRRIATRYDRLARNFLSAVALVATICFWLA, from the exons ATGAGCGAACTGGACTGGCTGAGCGACGAGGCGTGGACGGTGCTTGAACCGCATCTGCCGAAGAACCGGCCGGGTGCCCCGCGTGTCGACGATCGCCGGGTCATCAGCGGCATTCTGCACGTGCTGCGGTCAGGTTGCCGATGGAAGGACTGTCCGCCCGAGTATGGGCCGCCCACGACGATCTATAACCGCTACAACCGGTGGAGTGCGCAGGGGCTGTGGCACAAGCTGTTCGCGCGTCTGGCTGCGGCCGGGAACATCCCGGACGAGCTCAGCATCGACAGCACCCACATCAAGGCCCACCGCTCCGCGGCAGGGTCAAAAAAGGGGATGCGGCGCAGGC CGATCGGCCGGTCACGTGGCGGACGGACCAGCAAGATCCACGCTCTGGCCAATGCTCAAGGCAAGCCGATCGCCTTCGTCCTGACGCCAGGCAACATTGCCGACATCAGCGTCGCAGCAACGTTGCTCGACGACGTCGCGCCGCCAATGCGATTGCTGGCGGACAAAGCCTACGATGCCGATCACTTCCGCAAACCACTCGAAGCTCTCGGCACCGAAGTGGTCATTCCGTCAAATGGCACGCGCCGCCATCCCTATCCCCTGAACCGGATCGCGTATCGCAGGCGCAACGTCATCGAGCGCATGTTCTGCAGGATGAAGGACTGGCGACGCATCGCCACGCGCTACGACCGGCTCGCCAGAAACTTCCTCTCCGCTGTCGCACTCGTCGCAACCATCTGTTTTTGGCTGGCCTGA
- a CDS encoding IS5 family transposase has product MARRRIGQEALRLTAGTGSRRSSLEGLARLIDWTPIENELIDIHAAVKGEPGWPPLAMFKAMLIAVWYDLSDVKLAEALDDRASFRRFCGFSADEPTPERTAFVRFRKQLLARGLDARLFCEITKQFKRRTATVKTGTLVDATVIASASHQDGEAAWAGHRGRKAVHSFKAHVAADADTALVEELLVTPGNVHEGQVGGHVLPDVSGHVYADSGYRGSLFAAAVLAKQGIPRVVQTSIWGRPGDDTLRKLRSWNHGIQRVRCRIEKIFGAWKRCYGLRRMRWRGLAKAALQVRITAIAYNFRRTATLLQAATA; this is encoded by the coding sequence ATGGCGCGTCGTCGGATCGGTCAGGAAGCCTTGCGGTTGACGGCAGGCACCGGCAGTCGGAGGTCATCGCTGGAGGGTCTGGCCAGGCTGATCGATTGGACACCAATCGAGAACGAGCTCATCGACATCCACGCCGCGGTCAAGGGTGAGCCAGGGTGGCCACCTCTGGCGATGTTTAAAGCGATGCTCATCGCCGTCTGGTACGATTTGTCCGACGTGAAGCTGGCCGAAGCCTTGGACGATCGGGCGTCGTTTCGGCGTTTCTGCGGCTTCTCCGCGGATGAGCCGACGCCGGAACGCACTGCCTTCGTGCGGTTCCGCAAGCAGCTGCTTGCCCGCGGCCTGGACGCCAGACTGTTTTGCGAAATCACCAAACAGTTCAAGCGGCGTACTGCGACGGTGAAGACGGGCACGCTGGTCGATGCAACGGTGATTGCCTCAGCCAGTCATCAGGATGGCGAAGCCGCATGGGCCGGGCATCGAGGGCGCAAGGCGGTCCACAGTTTCAAGGCGCATGTCGCAGCCGATGCCGACACCGCTCTTGTCGAAGAACTCCTGGTCACACCGGGCAATGTTCATGAAGGCCAGGTCGGCGGCCACGTGCTGCCGGATGTATCCGGTCACGTCTATGCAGATAGCGGTTATCGCGGCTCTCTCTTCGCAGCCGCGGTACTGGCAAAGCAAGGTATCCCGCGTGTCGTGCAGACCAGCATATGGGGCAGGCCCGGCGACGATACCCTGCGCAAGCTTAGGAGTTGGAACCACGGCATCCAGCGCGTTCGCTGCCGGATCGAGAAGATCTTCGGGGCGTGGAAGCGCTGCTATGGGTTGCGGCGTATGCGATGGAGAGGCCTCGCCAAGGCGGCACTTCAGGTCCGGATCACCGCCATTGCTTATAATTTCAGACGAACCGCTACTCTCTTGCAAGCCGCCACCGCCTAA
- a CDS encoding ligand-binding sensor domain-containing diguanylate cyclase encodes MASNAYAQQIAFRYYTQGDGLSNAVVTCLKQDKTGYILSCGEHGLYIYDGRRFLNLGPVQGLPEGGVVYDLASSQDQRIILRYLHQIYVSRKPLSLTDPPEGLRFDAVVPVYIELDNQQSGQLVPWHGGAAFIGNGRLWYLDLHSTSVRAKIVPLAPILGQPEPTALNTSALVADGQDIWFSRVDGRICRLSQRLTRCVGVKDDLPSVKWLSLIVAPNGHLIARSDLILADVEIGNNHVVTSALPFQSKAALVSWRRMVLNFTPSGELLTQSKDGLMILQTSGWKDLSNANGFPDTPISAVLFDQQKRLWLGSVGSGVLSAKGYGTWQSWDQRDGLTKGLVWQIARHRNGPLWVASDGGVSALMTGGQQLPPYNHFPDPSYAVVTDRFGRVWHSLGATGVTATDVLTGVSKYFHLPPVNQIVQGTDDRLWFITEGGVFVLTNTTALLSKPMPIAGLANRVVGAAMGADGSLWTLDPKHVVHRHNDGSLSTLEFHWPQTDFDPTVIAVQAPNVLWIGGAGGGLYRLTLSDERVATLTQFGSADIQSNSVVSLSIDKRGWVWVGTDRGVSVFNGMRWISITTDDGLISDDMDQNSILADDDGSIWLGTSHGLSHLLEPARLFRQDKLQPVITSVDIGESAYPGRAIPFSRQPLTLKFGILNAPSDTVIRFRYRLDGVDQAWAETSVGFARYPSLPPGHHRFTVIAYDPLKHQVSIPVSVVLRMRVPTWERWPFLVFYATVFIASLFGLLRVRIALLLKQQRQLQHEVERQTRQIRDAQAALFLQATQDGLTKLLTRAEIQRRIDDLIDVVDSNLDLTIGLLDIDHFKRINDAHGHLAGDEVLRELGRRLTAEMRSGEYAGRYGGEEILLALSSSSDNALERIHELELAAFRHVYTIGTYMIDVTCSIGVTQAREEDDWMSLIGRADRALYDAKRAGRNRIVVSTNTGC; translated from the coding sequence ATGGCGAGTAATGCTTATGCGCAGCAGATAGCTTTCCGATACTATACTCAAGGCGACGGGCTATCTAATGCCGTCGTAACCTGTCTCAAGCAAGATAAGACCGGGTACATCCTGTCTTGTGGTGAACACGGACTATACATTTATGATGGGCGCCGATTCCTGAACCTCGGCCCTGTACAGGGACTTCCGGAGGGGGGTGTCGTCTACGACCTTGCCTCTAGTCAAGACCAACGTATCATCCTACGTTACCTTCACCAGATATATGTCTCTCGAAAACCGCTAAGTTTGACTGACCCGCCGGAAGGGCTAAGATTTGACGCCGTTGTTCCGGTGTACATTGAACTTGACAATCAGCAGAGTGGACAACTGGTGCCTTGGCACGGCGGTGCAGCTTTCATTGGTAATGGTCGGCTTTGGTATCTGGATCTTCACAGTACCTCCGTTCGAGCGAAGATTGTTCCGTTAGCTCCAATTTTAGGTCAGCCCGAACCGACCGCTTTGAACACGTCAGCGCTTGTTGCTGATGGCCAGGATATCTGGTTCTCCCGGGTCGATGGACGGATTTGCCGACTAAGCCAACGCTTGACGCGCTGTGTCGGAGTGAAAGACGACCTCCCGTCAGTAAAATGGCTTAGTTTGATCGTGGCCCCCAACGGGCATCTGATTGCCCGGTCTGACCTTATTCTTGCAGATGTTGAAATTGGCAACAATCATGTTGTCACAAGCGCTCTACCTTTTCAGAGCAAGGCTGCTCTTGTGAGTTGGCGCCGGATGGTCCTGAATTTCACGCCGTCCGGTGAACTTCTCACACAGTCTAAAGATGGACTGATGATCTTACAGACGTCAGGCTGGAAGGACTTGAGCAATGCAAACGGTTTTCCTGATACACCTATTAGTGCCGTTCTGTTTGACCAACAGAAACGGCTATGGCTAGGGTCTGTTGGAAGCGGCGTACTCAGTGCCAAAGGTTATGGAACGTGGCAAAGCTGGGACCAGCGTGACGGTCTAACCAAAGGGTTGGTCTGGCAGATCGCGCGGCATCGAAATGGACCTCTCTGGGTTGCCTCCGATGGAGGCGTCAGCGCTCTCATGACTGGTGGTCAGCAACTGCCACCATATAATCACTTCCCCGATCCATCCTATGCTGTTGTGACGGATCGTTTCGGCCGTGTCTGGCATTCCCTCGGAGCCACAGGAGTTACTGCGACCGATGTGTTAACGGGTGTGAGCAAGTACTTCCATCTGCCGCCAGTCAACCAGATTGTGCAGGGGACTGACGACCGCTTGTGGTTCATCACGGAAGGCGGCGTGTTTGTGCTGACGAACACGACAGCTCTTTTGAGCAAACCAATGCCGATTGCAGGACTTGCTAACAGAGTAGTTGGTGCTGCCATGGGGGCGGACGGAAGTTTGTGGACCCTCGACCCCAAGCACGTCGTTCATCGCCATAATGATGGTAGCCTTTCAACTCTCGAATTCCACTGGCCGCAGACCGATTTTGACCCAACAGTCATAGCTGTTCAGGCTCCAAATGTTCTTTGGATTGGCGGCGCCGGCGGGGGACTGTATCGCTTGACGCTGTCGGATGAACGCGTCGCCACTCTGACCCAGTTTGGTTCCGCTGACATTCAGTCCAACAGCGTCGTCTCGCTTTCGATCGATAAGCGTGGGTGGGTATGGGTCGGCACGGACCGTGGCGTATCCGTCTTCAATGGTATGCGATGGATTTCCATCACAACCGACGACGGGCTTATCTCCGACGATATGGATCAAAATAGTATTCTAGCCGATGATGACGGCTCAATCTGGCTTGGGACCAGTCACGGCTTGTCTCATCTGCTTGAGCCAGCGCGGCTGTTTAGGCAGGATAAGCTTCAGCCCGTCATTACCTCGGTCGACATCGGCGAGTCCGCCTACCCGGGGCGGGCAATACCATTCTCACGTCAACCGCTGACTCTAAAGTTTGGGATCCTCAATGCTCCGTCAGACACCGTCATCCGGTTTCGCTATCGGCTCGATGGTGTCGATCAGGCCTGGGCAGAAACCTCGGTCGGCTTTGCGCGGTATCCAAGCCTTCCACCCGGACACCATCGCTTCACAGTCATTGCCTACGACCCACTCAAGCATCAAGTCTCTATCCCGGTGTCGGTTGTCCTTCGTATGCGGGTTCCGACGTGGGAGCGGTGGCCATTTCTTGTTTTCTATGCCACAGTTTTTATAGCCAGTCTTTTCGGCTTACTACGTGTTCGCATTGCATTGCTTCTGAAGCAACAAAGACAGCTTCAGCACGAGGTCGAGCGACAGACACGGCAAATCAGGGATGCACAGGCCGCACTGTTTTTGCAGGCGACACAGGATGGCCTGACAAAGCTTCTGACGAGAGCAGAAATACAGAGGCGCATAGATGACCTCATCGACGTCGTGGATAGCAATTTGGACTTAACGATTGGTCTTTTGGATATTGACCACTTCAAGCGGATCAACGATGCACACGGGCATCTGGCTGGGGACGAAGTACTACGAGAGCTGGGGAGGCGTTTGACGGCGGAGATGAGGTCCGGGGAGTATGCCGGCAGATATGGAGGCGAGGAGATACTCCTCGCCCTTTCATCCAGCTCTGACAACGCTCTCGAGAGAATACATGAGTTAGAGCTTGCCGCGTTTCGCCACGTCTACACTATCGGGACGTATATGATTGATGTCACATGCAGTATTGGTGTTACACAAGCACGAGAAGAGGACGATTGGATGTCGCTAATCGGTCGCGCCGATCGAGCTCTCTATGATGCAAAACGAGCTGGGCGTAACCGGATCGTCGTGTCAACTAATACCGGTTGTTAG